Proteins encoded by one window of Anopheles maculipalpis chromosome 2RL, idAnoMacuDA_375_x, whole genome shotgun sequence:
- the LOC126560108 gene encoding uncharacterized protein LOC126560108 has product MGNMRQMEQKYDLSKCHAYNEKSSFAFWIVLVLLFCLALGNLCLTLSITAILRIYRGMENIELIQDADAIKFYGNIDFDRVYKQDGLLEGFYDEPLEITGDDGDVSINLVNRNGHSHNKIQLTRAGSFLKGINHFDVKDPVTGKQVFGTSRPNYNMPQGAMILQAHLINSGRIASPINDTLKLQTRNKLTLKGTEGIRMEAKELLWSADQNIFLKSDNGSTMLLGGNGVWINVNNLPVVKGEHGARTGSSSQYKLCVCYPQGRIFRMAVPKSHNARVNCAHFSAKENPCV; this is encoded by the exons atGGGA AACATGCGACAAATGGAGCAAAAGTATGATCTTTCCAAGTGTCACGCGTACAACGAGAAAAGTTCCTTCGCCTTTTGGATCGTGCTGGTACTGCTGTTCTGTCTCGCGTTGGGCAATCTCTGTCTGACGCTTTCCATAACGGCCATTCTGCGGATCTATCGTGGTATGGAAAACATTGAGCTGATACAGGACGCGGATGCGATAAAATTTTACGGAAATATCGATTTCGACCGTGTGTACAAGCAGGACGGTCTGTTGGAAGGTTTCTACGATGAACCGCTAGAGATAACCGGAGACGATGGTGATGTGTCGATCAATCTGGTCAATCGGAATGGACATTCGCATAACAAAATTCAGCTCACCAGGGCGGGCAGCTTTTTGAAGGGAATTAATCATTTCGATGTGAAGGATCCGGTCACGGGCAAGCAGGTGTTTGGGACGTCGCGACCGAACTATAACATGCCACAGGGCGCTATGATTTTGCAGGCCCATCTGATTAACAGTGGGCGCATTGCGTCACCCATTAATGACACGTTGAAGTTGCAAACGCGAAACAAACTTACACTGAAGGGTACGGAGGGTATCCGAATGGAGGCGAAGGAGTTGCTGTGGTCGGCAGATCAGAACATCTTTCTGAAGTCGGACAATGGTAGCACTATGCTGCTGGGTGGGAATGGTGTGTGGATTAACGTGAACAATCTGCCGGTGGTAAAGGGCGAACATGGCGCACGGACAGGATCGTCTAGTCAGTACAAGCTGTGCGTTTGCTATCCTCAGGGACGCATCTTTCGTATGGCTGTACCGAAATCACACAATGCTCGGGTTAACTGTGCCCATTTTAGCGCCAAGGAGAATCCGTGCGTGTAG
- the LOC126557199 gene encoding SWI/SNF-related matrix-associated actin-dependent regulator of chromatin subfamily E member 1-like: MALPANYKHNIPGPSMPPQRLRPSGSGADRKDNSSPFMHNPHGNPAFNPQKMGKASAASESKMIKPPKPPEKPLMPYMRYSRKVWDSIKASNSDLKLWEVGKIIGQQWRLLPDSEKEEYIAEYELEKAEHEKNMKAYHNSPAYLAYLTARNKVKPGDGDGHETSSRSSSKGTQADRRIDIQPAEDEDDPDDGYSFKHVAYARFSRNHRLINEIFSDAVVPDVRSVVTTQRMHVLKRQVQSLTMHQMKLQHELQLIEEKFETRKRKFVESSETFQDELKKHCKPAVDEETFQKMVDRQYEMMKRDRLRALEEAQKPTAPAPTPAPTQQPPAGPPKQEPEQTSEQAASNESSSAEAGEAPAGANAESTETARDRSPPAAAVSDESQGSQDSSAGAPPQQPPMEKMDTTEEAKPEAKDENVPAGMSKATPEVAKEPVVPAPNVSVVPDQQVPVSVVPPGVPPAPSHHAGAIPPTPPTVPTPPAEPKPEVPPSSTVHHTGPAQPPAHHAVVHGAYPPHGAPVTSAATVPTPHQAPIVPTPPPPSHTPEAQVPPPNVTVPHHQPPHPPPHHMPPHMQPHPGMPTHGPTFPGYPHAGSPRAPYYLSSYGAHPQPYGQYGHYPYHQQYAPPPPPPGSYVTGAVRPPGGPPGPMGHYGEVHPHPEAHHGYGPPPPTAGGPPGSMAPGAPPPTPTMVTATATVTPPTAVPSVSQPEPGEIEPEKAPAAVAPAPPPVSTPASKKRKKGGAAAAAKLDDADKKDD, encoded by the coding sequence ATGGCGCTCCCTGCCAACTATAAACACAACATACCGGGTCCATCGATGCCACCCCAACGACTACGCCCATCGGGCTCGGGTGCCGACCGGAAAGACAATTCGAGCCCCTTCATGCACAACCCGCACGGCAATCCGGCGTTCAATCCGCAGAAGATGGGTAAAGCTTCGGCGGCGTCCGAATCGAAGATGATCAAACCACCGAAACCACCCGAAAAGCCACTGATGCCGTACATGCGCTATTCGCGCAAAGTGTGGGACTCGATCAAGGCGTCCAATTCCGACCTGAAGCTGTGGGAGGTGGGAAAGATTATCGGCCAGCAGTGGCGTCTGTTGCCCGATTCGGAAAAGGAAGAGTACATTGCGGAGTACGAGCTGGAGAAGGCGGAACACGAGAAGAACATGAAAGCGTACCACAACTCTCCGGCCTATCTGGCATACCTGACGGCACGAAACAAGGTGAAACCGGGCGATGGTGATGGTCACGAGACTTCATCGCGCTCCAGTTCGAAGGGTACGCAAGCGGACCGTCGTATTGACATTCAGCCGGcggaagatgaagatgatccGGACGATGGGTATTCGTTCAAGCACGTAGCGTACGCACGTTTTTCGCGTAATCATCGGTTgattaatgaaatattttcggACGCGGTTGTGCCGGATGTTCGTTCGGTTGTTACGACGCAGCGCATGCACGTGCTGAAGCGCCAGGTGCAGTCGCTAACGATGCATCAAATGAAGTTGCAACACGAATTGCAGCTGATtgaggaaaagtttgaaacaCGCAAGCGGAAGTTTGTCGAATCGAGCGAAACGTTCCAAGACGAGCTGAAAAAGCACTGCAAACCGGCCGTGGATGAGGAAACCTTTCAGAAGATGGTTGACCGGCAGTACGAGATGATGAAGCGAGACCGTCTGCGGGCACTCGAGGAAGCACAGAAGCCGACAGCACCGGCTCCGACACCGGCACCGACACAGCAACCTCCGGCAGGGCCACCAAAGCAAGAGCCGGAACAAACGTCAGAACAGGCCGCTTCAAATGAATCTTCTTCTGCAGAGGCTGGTGAGGCACCGGCAGGAGCAAATGCAGAATCGACCGAAACGGCCAGAGATCggtcaccaccagcagcagccgtTTCGGATGAATCTCAAGGGTCACAAGATTCTTCAGCTGGGGCACCACCGCAACAACCGCCAATGGAGAAGATGGACACTACGGAAGAAGCTAAGCCAGAagcaaaagatgaaaatgTGCCCGCCGGTATGTCGAAAGCAACTCCAGAAGTGGCCAAAGAGCCAGTTGTACCGGCCCCGAACGTTTCAGTTGTTCCAGATCAGCAAGTTCCAGTTTCGGTGGTACCTCCCGGTGTTCCTCCTGCTCCTTCCCATCATGCTGGAGCAATTCCGCCAACACCGCCCACGGTCCCTACACCACCAGCGGAACCAAAACCGGAAGTTCCGCCCTCATCAACCGTGCACCATACTGGCCCTGCCCAGCCACCCGCACATCATGCTGTCGTTCACGGTGCTTATCCTCCCCATGGCGCTCCAGTAACTTCTGCGGCCACCGTGCCAACTCCACATCAAGCACCGATTGTACCCACACCACCTCCCCCATCTCACACCCCGGAAGCACAGGTCCCACCACCAAACGTAACCGTGCCGCATCATCAGCCACCccatcctcctcctcatcaCATGCCACCGCACATGCAGCCACACCCGGGCATGCCAACACATGGACCCACATTCCCCGGCTATCCGCACGCCGGTTCACCGCGTGCACCGTACTATCTGTCGTCGTACGGAGCACACCCACAACCGTACGGCCAGTACGGACACTATCCGTACCATCAGCAGTatgcaccaccgccaccacccccTGGCAGCTACGTAACGGGAGCGGTTCGACCGCCGGGTGGACCTCCCGGACCGATGGGACATTACGGTGAGGTACATCCGCATCCGGAAGCACATCACGGTTacggaccaccaccaccgacggCTGGTGGACCGCCCGGTAGTATGGCACCCggtgcaccaccaccaaccccgACAATGGTCACAGCAACGGCTACCGTAACGCCACCAACGGCGGTCCCGTCTGTCTCACAACCGGAACCAGGTGAGATTGAGCCAGAAAAGGCACCGGCAGCGGTTGCACCCGCGCCTCCACCAGTATCCACTCCGGCGTCCAAGAAGCGTAAGAAGGGTGGTGCTGCAGCAGCCGCCAAGCTCGACGATGCCGACAAGAAAGACGATTGA
- the LOC126559263 gene encoding 28S ribosomal protein S10, mitochondrial: MLKWFNFTRTLVPLVPRPIRTVRWYSEAVPSTTQTVEQPAPIGVPDKLYSRVELQMKGIDPEVMKSYALYTKTAAEHLNIEVGKNWVLRKAVKDRLTLLKSVHIYKKHRVQYEVRNYYRFMHFHKLTGSTLDTFLEYIERNLPEGIALKVTKVELQQLPEHLRK, translated from the exons ATGCTGAAG TGGTTCAACTTTACTCGCACCTTGGTACCCTTGGTGCCCCGACCAATCCGCACCGTACGATGGTATTCCGAAGCGGTTCCATCCACCACCCAAACCGTAGAACAACCAGCCCCCATTGGCGTTCCGGACAAACTGTACAGCCGGGTGGAACTACAGATGAAAGGCATCGATCCGGAAGTGATGAAAAGCTATGCCCTGTATACTAAGACAGCAGCAGAACATTTGAACATAGAAGTTGGTAAAAA CTGGGTACTCCGGAAAGCGGTAAAGGATCGTTTGACGCTGTTGAAATCGGTACACATCTACAAGAAGCATAGAGTGCAGTACGAGGTGCGAAATTACTATCGATTTATGCACTTTCACAAGCTTACCGGATCGACGCTCGATACGTTCCTGGAGTATATCGAACGCAACCTACCGGAGGGTATAGCATTAAAAGTGACTAAAGTGGAGCTACAGCAACTGCCAGAACATTTGCGAAAGTAA
- the LOC126558949 gene encoding proteasome subunit alpha type-2 has protein sequence MASERYSFSLTTFSPSGKLVQIEYALAAVAAGAPSVGIKAVNGVVIATENKQKSILYDEHSVHKVEMVTNHIGMIYSGMGPDYRLLVKQARKLAQNYYLTYREPIPTSQLVQKVATVMQEYTQSGGVRPFGVSLLICGWDDGRPYLFQCDPSGAYFAWKATAMGKNANNGKTFLEKRYSEDLELDDAVHTAILTLKEGFEGQMNADNIEVGICDANGFRRLDPSDVQDYLANIP, from the exons ATGGCTTCGGAACGATATAGCTTTTCGTTAACCACCTTCAG CCCGTCGGGGAAGCTGGTCCAGATCGAGTATGCCCTGGCAGCGGTAGCAGCgggagcaccttcggtcggtATTAAGGCAGTGAACGGAGTCGTGATTGCTacggaaaacaagcaaaagtCAATCCTGTACGATGAGCACAGCGTGCACAAGGTGGAAATGGTCACGAACCATATCGGTATGATTTACTCTGGCATGGGACCCGACTATCGTCTACTGGTAAAGCAGGCCCGGAAGTTGGCCCAGAACTACTACCTAACGTACCGCGAGCCCATTCCGACGTCGCAGTTGGTGCAAAAGGTTGCCACGGTCATGCAGGAGTACACGCAGTCCGG TGGTGTGCGACCGTTCGGTGTGTCGTTGCTGATCTGTGGCTGGGACGATGGTCGCCCGTATCTGTTCCAATGCGATCCCTCCGGGGCATACTTTGCGTGGAAGGCGACGGCCATGGGCAAGAATGCTAACAATGGCAAAACCTTCCTCGAGAAGCGCTACAGTGAAGATCTCGAGCTGGACGATGCGGTCCACACGGCCATCCTAACGCTAAAGGAAGGCTTCGAGGGACAGATGAACGCAGACAACATTGAGGTGGGCATTTGCGATGCGAACGGTTTCCGCCGACTGGACCCATCCGACGTGCAGGACTATCTGGCCAATATTCCataa
- the LOC126558225 gene encoding interleukin enhancer-binding factor 2 homolog encodes MVRPGLMRGGGRGGMGMGMRGRGAPYMNKKTFLPRHPFDLTLAEMAFPRVHPAPDDSALTNALLKRSQDLTPTAAEQTAISNLVAKVQGVLDNIVIAPGDFTKCQLEEVRQVGSYKKGTMMAGNNVADIVIILKTLPTKDCAEALGKKVEEDLQKSMKTEVVPKAEALSLTYSEKGFEISNALAKIRCLIATLPQNMRKLEPEKHLDFKIIQRHLGAIRHTRWFEENAHHSTIKVLIRILKDLARRFDGFKPLNPWICDLLAHSVIMNNPSRQALPVNVAFRRVFQLLASGLFVPGSAGITDPCEVGHFRVHTSMTLVQQDECCMTAQTLVRVLAHGGYKHILGFVENTTVAKEMSVWDGVVVSPLEPAYEKPSEKKDGEEDDMECVEGETINEEPTE; translated from the coding sequence ATGGTTCGTCCCGGTTTAATGCGAGGTGGTGGCCGTGGTGGAATGGGAATGGGTATGCGTGGTCGTGGAGCACCGTATATGAACAAGAAAACATTCCTGCCGCGCCATCCCTTCGATCTTACGCTTGCGGAAATGGCTTTCCCCCGGGTGCACCCGGCCCCGGACGATTCCGCCCTGACCAATGCACTACTGAAGCGCAGCCAAGATCTCACACCAACCGCAGCAGAACAGACCGCCATCTCGAACCTCGTTGCCAAGGTGCAGGGCGTGCTGGATAATATCGTGATTGCGCCCGGTGACTTTACCAAGTGCCAGCTGGAAGAGGTGCGTCAGGTAGGATCGTACAAAAAGGGCACCATGATGGCGGGCAACAATGTGGCCGATATTGTCATCATCCTAAAGACACTCCCAACGAAGGATTGTGCCGAAGCACTCGGCAAAAAAGTGGAGGAAGATCTTCAAAAGTCAATGAAAACGGAAGTTGTGCCCAAAGCGGAAGCACTTTCGTTAACGTACAGTGAGAAGGGATTCGAAATTTCGAACGCACTCGCGAAGATACGGTGTCTGATTGCAACGCTACCTCAGAACATGCGCAAACTCGAGCCGGAGAAACATCTCGATTTCAAAATCATCCAAAGGCATCTGGGCGCCATCAGACATACGCGTTGGTTTGAGGAAAATGCTCACCATTCAACGATTAAGGTGCTGATACGCATACTCAAGGATCTTGCCCGTCGTTTCGATGGGTTTAAACCGTTAAATCCTTGGATTTGCGATCTGCTTGCTCATTCCGTCATCATGAACAACCCGAGCCGACAGGCACTTCCGGTGAACGTTGCTTTCCGGCGCGTATTTCAACTGCTAGCTTCCGGACTGTTTGTGCCCGGATCGGCTGGTATTACGGATCCGTGCGAGGTGGGTCACTTCCGGGTGCACACATCGATGACACTGGTCCAGCAGGATGAATGCTGCATGACGGCACAGACGCTGGTACGTGTGTTGGCTCACGGTGGGTACAAACACATCCTTGGCTTTGTGGAAAATACGACCGTCGCGAAGGAAATGTCTGTTTGGGACGGTGTCGTAGTTTCACCGCTAGAACCAGCGTACGAGAAGCCATCGGAAAAGAAGGACGGCGAAGAGGACGACATGGAGTGTGTCGAGGGTGAAACCATAAATGAAGAACCGACAGAGTAA